A segment of the Bacillus sp. es.034 genome:
GTGGGATCGGACAGGCTACAGCAAAGGAATTAGCTTCAAAGGATATGACGGTCATGCTTGCAGCGAGACGGGAAGAACGTTTAAAGGAATTGAAAAATGAAATAGAGCAAATGGGTGGAACGGCATTTTATCACGTTACAGATGTGACGAACGTCGAAGAAATGGAACAACTTGCGAAGAAAACCGATGAAGAAGCCGGCCGGATTGATGTATTGGTCAATAATGCAGGCCTCATGCCCCTTTCCCTTATAAACAAACGCAAAATCAAAGAATGGGATCAGATGGTCGACGTCAATATTAAAGGGGTACTCTATGGGATATCCGCTGTTCTTCCTTATATGGAAGATCAGAAGTCAGGCCATATCATCAACATTTCATCCGTGGCCGGACATAAAGTGATGCCGGGCAGTTCAGTCTACAGTGGGACCAAATATGCCGTCAGGGCGATTACAGAAGGCTTGAGACAGGAAATGAATGCATCGCATAACATTCGTACAACGATTATCTGTCCTGGAGCAGTTGCAACAGAACTGACTGAAACCATTACAGACGAAGATATCCTGGCCGCTTTCAAGGATCGGGATATGAAGCCCCTGGACAGTGAAAATATCGCCAAAGCGATTTCTTATGCCGTTTTGCAGCCGGATCATGTAGATGTCAATGAAATCATTGTACGCCCTACCCAGCAGGATATGTAAACAACAAGGAGGAAATGATTTTTATGAATACACAATTTGACAAACTTTTCATCAATGGTGAATGGCTTGATGGAAGCAGTGATAATACAATACCGAATCAGAATCCCTATGACCATAATGAAATCGGATCCATTAAAGCTGCCAGTAAAGAAGATCTCGATAAAGCGTATCACTCAGCACAGGAAGCCCAAAAATCCTGGGCAAATGAGCTTCCTCAAACAAAGAGAGCCATTATGGAAAAGGCGGTCTCTGTTGTTGAAGAAAATAAGGATTTAATCATTGAATGGCTCATCAAGGAGTCCGGCAGTACGTATATGAAAGCTGCAGGGGAAGTAACTGTCTCCATTAACAGCATGAAGGAAGCTGCAACGTATCCTTATAGGATGGAAGGGAAAATCCTGCCTTCCCAAGTTCCCGGTAAGGAAAACAGGGTGTACAGGGCACCCCTTGGAGTCGTCGGCATCATCAGCCCATGGAATTTCCCCTTCCATCTGGCTGTACGCTCCATTGCGACTGCTTTGGCTACCGGCAACGGGGTTGTGGTTAAGCCAGCTACACATACCCCTGTGACTGGCGGGTTATTATTTGCAAGTATATTTGAAGAAGCCGGACTTCCCAAAGGACTTCTCAATGTTGTAGTAGGAAAAGGGTCGGAAATCGGGGATGATATCGTTACACACCCCATCCCCCGCTTGATTTCCTTTACAGGATCTACGGAAGTGGGACGCCGCATCGGGGAACTTGCAGGGAAAAACCTTAAGAAAACGGCGTTGGAGCTCGGTGGAAATAATGTCTTTATCGTACTTGATGATGCAGACCTTGATCAGGCAGTTGAATCAGCCCTTTTCGGTAAATTCTATCACCAGGGTCAAATATGCATGAGCATCAATCGGATCATGGTTCAACAAGGGATGTATGATAAGTTCGTGGATGCCTTCGTTTCCAGGGTGAAAGAATTACATGTTGGAGATCCCTCGGACAAAAAGACACATATCGGTCCTTTGATCGATCAAAATCAAGTAGACCGGATATTGAAGGATATTGAAAGCAGCAAGGAAATGGGCGCTGAAGTGGTTCTTGGAGGAAATGCAGAAAAGAACTTATTATATCCCACAGTTCTGACCCATGTGACAAATTCAATGCCGATTGCAAAGAATGAAATTTTCGGACCAGTGGCAGCCATCATTCCTTTCGAATCCGAAGAAAAAGTTGTGGGGCTTGCTAATGAACACCCATACGGCTTAAGCGGCGCAGTCCATTCTTCATCCATCGAAAGAGCGACGAATGTGGCTCATCAAGTGGAAACCGGGATGATTCATATCAATGACGAACCTGTGAATGACGAGCCACATATGCCATTCGGTGGAGAAAAAGATTCAGGGCTGGGACGCTTTAACGGAGAATGGGCCCTTGAAGAATTCACGACGGTGAAATGGGTGGCCGTTCAACATAAAAGAAGGGATTATGGTCCTTTCATTGAAAAAAGATAACAAAAAGCGAGTCATGCCGACTCGCTTTTTTTATGTCACACTTTACAGATCATCAAATCCATTTGCATCCGAAGTTTTCGTGTATTGCCTTGATTTTTGTTCAAAGAAATCGGTCTTTCCCCTATCGACTTCCTGATACGCTATGATCCATTTAAGGGGATTCGTTCTGTACCCCTCGAATGGTTCGTCAAAACCTAATTGCTTCGCTCTTTTATTGGCCATGAACTTAATATAATCCTCCAAATCACTCATCAGAAGCCCTTCCACATGGGATCCAATGATCTCCCTCCCCCATTCCATTTCGAGGTGCGCTGCCTGCTTAAATGTTTCCATCCCGAATGTACGCAGTTCTTCCGTCTGATATGCGGGATTTTCATTCAACACTTCTTTAAATATTTTTTCGAACAAGCCGACATGAAGCTGTTCGTCACGATTGATATAGTTGATCATCGTGCTGGTTGCGACCATCTTTTGATTTCTTGCTAAATGATAGAAAAAAGCAAAACCTGAATAGAAGAACAATCCTTCCAGGACGACATCATAAATGATTGACTTTAATAGATTCTGAACAGTCGGTGATTCAACAAATTCTTTATAGCCATTTGTGATAAATTCATTCCTTTTCAATAGAATGGGATCGTTCTTCCAAAAGTCAAACACTTCATTTTGCTCTCTTTTTGACACGATGCTGGATAACACATAGCTGTAGGAATGGTTATGCACGACTTCCTGCTGTGCCAGGATGATCATCAGGGCGTTTAAACTCGAATCCGTCAGATAATCTGCCACTTTTCCCGCATAATCGGTTTGAACACTATCAAGCAGCGCCAGGAGACCTATGATCTTAAGAAAGGATTCCTGCTCGTTCTCAGGTAAAGTAGGGAACTGCTTAATATCTTTAGCCATATTGATTTCAAAAGGGGTCCAGAAATTCCCGAGCATCCTTTTATATTTTGGGTAGGCCCAGGGAAATCGAACGTCATCCCAGTTTAATATATTGGAACTTTTCCCGTTTACGATACCCGTTGATTTATTTGGGGCCAGTGAATCAATCAGGACCCGCTGTTTCAATTCTTCCATTCTCCCTCTTCCTCCCCTAGCTATGACAGCTTTCGCATTCTTCAAAGTTGGATACGCTCGTTGACCTTACATAATAAGTGGTCTTCAATCCGGACTTCCATGCATCCAGATGAAGATCCAATAAATCTTTAGCCTTGATGTCATTTCGCACATACAGATTAAATGAAATCCCCTGATCGATATGTCTCTGCCTCTTTTTGTTCTGTTCCACACTCCAATGTTGATCCACATGATAAGCGGTCTTGTAATACCAGGTTGTTTCAGGAGACAGATCGGGAGCGGTCACTGGAATCTTGTAATCTTTCTTTTCTTCTGAATACTGGAGACTGAATATCGGATCGATGCTCGCAGAGGAACCCGCAATGATCGAGGTTGAGGAATTGGGTGCTACCGCCATTAAATACCCATTGCGGATCCCTTTGTCTTTAATCCCATCCCTTAATTCAATCCATCTTTCACTTGCATATTCCCTTTTTAGAAAATATTCTCCTGTCGACCAGTCCGAATCGTCGAAATAAGGATAGCTTCCTTTTTCTTTTGCCAGTTCATGGCTTGCCTTTATCGTGTAAAATGCAATCTCTTCATAAAGGGAATCACAATAGTCGACCGCCTGACTGCTTTCCCACTTCAATCCCTTCAAGGCAAGGAGATGATGCCATCCGAATGTCCCTAATCCGATCCCCCTGTACCTCTGATTGGTGATCCGGGCCTGCAGGACGGGAAGATCGTTTAAGTCAATCACATTATCAAGCAATCTTACGGCTATTGACACCACTCTCTCAAGCTCATCATTCATTATGGTCTTGGCTAAAGAAATGGATGCAAGATTGCAAACGACATAATCTCCCGGAGACTTATACGTGACGATCTTCCCATCCCGGATCACCTCTTCTTCCATCACAGTCGCACTCATATTCTGGGCGATTTCCGTACATAAGTTACTGCAGTAGATCATTCCTTTATGAGAATTTGCATTCAAACGGTTTACTCTATCTCGGTAAAACATATATGGGGTCCCCGTTTCAAGCTGGGAGATCATGATCCGCTTAAAAATATCGATTGCCGGTACCACTTCCCTTGAAAGGATAGGATGAGCTACACACTCCCAGTACTTGTGCCGGAATGATCCATCGCCTTTTGTTTCATCATAGAAATCTTCCAATGAATAGCCCATGATAGTTTTCACTTCATGGGGATCGAATAAATACCAATCTTTCCGCTTCTCCACCCGCTCCATAAATAAGTCCGGTATAGAGACCCCTGTGAAGAGGTCATGGGTCCGCTGTCTTTCGTCCCCATTGTTTAACCGGGTATCCAGAAATGGAAAGATATCTTTGTGCCATACGTCTAAATATACGGCAATCGCACCCTGGCGCTGCCCTAATTGATCGACGGAAACAGCCGTATTATTCAGTTGTTTCATCCAAGGTATGACCCCGGAGCTCACTCCTTTAAAGCCCTTTATATTACTCCCTCTGCTACGGACCTTCCCTAAATAAATCCCAAGTCCCCCTCCATTCTTACTAAGAGTGGAAACGTCAGTATTACTGTCATAAATGCTTCTTAAATCATCTTCCACTGTATCAATGAAACAGCTGGATAACTGGCCATGGCTTTTTCCTGCATTTGCAAATGTTGGGGTTGCCACGGTCATATACAAATTGGATAGTGCCCAGTAGGCTTCTTCAATCAAAGAGATTCTTTTTTCTTTTTCCTCATTCATGCATAATGTCATACTGATGACCATAAATCGCTCTTGAGGAAGCTCCAGCACTTTTCCATTATGGGACTTTGTCAAATACCTCTCGGCCAGTGTAACGATCCCTATGTAAGTAAAGAGTTGATCCCTGTTGAAATCCAGTATGGAACCTAAGTAATCAACTTCTTCCTTGCTATATGAATCCAATAGTGACGGGGAATAAAGGTGAGCTTCAGTTAAATCTTTGACCACCTGATAAAATGAGCTTGTTAGATTCTCTTCTGATTTCCCCCTCGAAAAAGAAATGCCCTCATATAAATCCTTGATGTACAAGGATGCTGCCACATAAGTCCACTCAGGTTCGAGCGCGGTGATACGTTCGATCGCTGTCAGGATCATGAAATGATGAAGCTGTTCTTTGGTCCATTCCTCCTGCTGGTTTGCATACTTGGTGATTTTCTTATCGAATTCTGTGAAATCCAGGTTGGGAAACTGTTTGCTAAGGCTGTGGAGAATCCCTTCCACTTCTTTTTGTTTGACCATTGTGAATGTCATGATTCTTTCCTCCCGTTTCTTAATGTGGGAAGGAGTCAAAAAAAGCCCATCCTTCAAGAAGGACGGGCTTTAAACAATACGGAGATATGAATAGACCTAACGCCTATTGTAATCCTCGCTTTATCCTCCCAATTCCCGAAGAAGATAACACGTGTTAAATAAGGCAGGTCTCCTGACTTGCGCTTCACTCTACTCTAAGGCCTTCCCATCGATACGACAGTGGCAGTTCCTTATTTCGTCAGCACATACAGTTGCGGGGACAGCTCCGGATTCTCACCGGATTCCCTTTTAAGTCTCATCAGACACCTTATTTACAGGTTATAATCAATATATAGTTACTAAAATACTATTAGACACCAAATGTTGTGTCCTTAACTATCATATATGATTCAAAATGAATTTACAAGTAAATCTATTCATTTTTATTTTTACAAAAATGGACCATGGAATATGCTTATAATTATTATTTTCCTTGAAAAGGAGAGAAGAAGATGGAATAGTGCCTCCAAACGGACAGTTCTCCGTCCTCATTTACTTATATGTGGGTTGAGGGAAATGGAGTTCATCTCTATAATCCAAATAGAAGGTTGTTTGACAGTATTCTTTGGTCCCCAATATTTTTGATAGGTTGTTTAAATGGAGAAAGACTCGATTTAAACAACCTCTTTTTTTTGAAAGGATGTATGTAATAATCCTTCTGCTTAATCACCATAGTAGAAATGATACCCCCTATATATGTCAGTGTATTAAAGAAGAAACAGCCTTTTACCCGTGTTTCATCCAGATTACAATCAATACTTTTTGACCTAAATGCTTTCTTTTTGCAGGTTTTTCATTTACAATGCCCATTAAGTGATTTTTTTAGAAATCACACCTTAGTTCTGAAAGGAGTCTATTATGAAGAAACTATTAACGACTTTACTAGTAGGATTATTAACAATTGGACTAGCCGCTTGCGGTTCGAATGAGGAGAGCCAAAAAGCTGACGATAAACCAAAAACAGAAGCTTCTGACAAAAAGGCTCAAGAAGAGCAAGCGAAAAAGATGGAAGAAATGCAAAAGAAAATGGATAAACAAAAAGTTGAAAAAGATAAGGTCGTAGCTATCGTCAACGACGAAAAAATCAAAGGTGAAGATTTCAACAATGTGTTGACTCAATCACAGATGCAGTATCAACAAATGGGGCAGGACCCGACAAGTAAAGATGCTGCCAAGAAAATCAAAGATCAAACCATCGATAGCATAGTCGGTCAAACGCTTCTTATGCAACAGGCCGAGGAAAAAGGCTATAAAGCGACGGATGATGAAATCAATAAACAGCTCGAAGAAGTGAAAAAGCAATACAAAGATGAAAAGCAATTCGAAGAAGCAATGAAGAAAGCCGGATTTACCATGGATGAGCTGAAAACTCAAATTGCTGAGAATATCAAGTACACAAACTACGTTGAAAAAGAAATCAAAGTCGACGAAGTGACTGAAGATGAAATGAAGAAGTTTTATGATCAATATGCCAGTCAACAAGGTCAAGATCAAGCCAAGGATGCACCGAAATTTGAAGATGTAAAACCACAGATCAAAACTCAGCTGGAGCAACAGAAAAAACAAGAAAAGCTCGTTCAACATGTTGAGGACTTAAAGAAAAATGCTAAAATTGATGTGAAAATCTAACACAAGTCAGAAAGCCGCCTTCTTATGGCGGCTTTTTTTTGGTCCTATCTTCCACAGGAGGTTTTTCTCCCTGTTCCGGGGGTATGGTATAAGAACCGATCAATTAAAGGAGGATGAGCATCATGACCAAAAGAACAAATCAAAATCCGGAAAATGCCGAGCAGGATCAGGAAAGTATCCTTGATCAGCATGAAAGTGAACAAAATGTCGATCCCATCCCTATCGATGAACTAAAAAAAGACCAACGTGACGAAAAGAAAAAACATGATACCAAAGACGAATAAATAAACCGCCCTGTGGATGATCCACAGGGCGGTTCTATATTATTTAGCCAGCCAATCTGTATGGAAAGTACCTTCTTTGTCTATACGCTGATACGTATGGGCTCCGAAATAGTCCCGTTGTGCCTGCAGCAGATTCGCCGGCAGTGATTCAGAACGATAGCTGTCATAATAAGCTAATGCACTGGCGAGACCCGGTACAGGAATGCCCAGTTTGATGGCTGTTGCCACTACTTCCCTTGCTTCATCCTGATAATTTTCCACAATCTCTTTAAAATATGGATCAAGGAGCAGATTCGTTAAGCTGGGATCACGATCATAGGCATTCTTGATTTCTCCAAGGAAGCCGGCACGAATGATGCAACCGCCCCTGAAGATCATGGAAATTTCACCCGGTTTAAGATCCCAACCGTACTCATCCGACGCCGATTGAAGCTGTGCGAACCCTTGTGCATAAGAACAGATCTTGCTCAAGTACAAGGCTTTGCGGATCATTTCGATGAACTCCTGTTTATTACCTGTAAACTCTTTATTTTTAGGTCCTCTCAGGATCTTGCTCGCCTTCACACGTTCTTCCTTCATGGCTGAAATGAAGCGGGCAAAAACAGATTCAGTGATGATGGATAACGGCACTCCTAATTCAAGGGAACTGATGCTCGTCCATTTTCCTGTCCCTTTTTGACCGGCAGTATCTAAAATGACATCGACAAGGGGCTTGCCTGTTTCTTCATCCACCTTTGTGAAGATATCGGCTGTAATTTCAATCAGATAGCTGTCAAGCTCCCCGGCGTTCCATTCTTTGAAAATTTCATGAAGTTCCGTTGCACTTAACCCCAGCACATTCTTCATTA
Coding sequences within it:
- a CDS encoding SDR family oxidoreductase gives rise to the protein MSSKKVAIITGASSGIGQATAKELASKDMTVMLAARREERLKELKNEIEQMGGTAFYHVTDVTNVEEMEQLAKKTDEEAGRIDVLVNNAGLMPLSLINKRKIKEWDQMVDVNIKGVLYGISAVLPYMEDQKSGHIINISSVAGHKVMPGSSVYSGTKYAVRAITEGLRQEMNASHNIRTTIICPGAVATELTETITDEDILAAFKDRDMKPLDSENIAKAISYAVLQPDHVDVNEIIVRPTQQDM
- a CDS encoding aldehyde dehydrogenase family protein, producing MNTQFDKLFINGEWLDGSSDNTIPNQNPYDHNEIGSIKAASKEDLDKAYHSAQEAQKSWANELPQTKRAIMEKAVSVVEENKDLIIEWLIKESGSTYMKAAGEVTVSINSMKEAATYPYRMEGKILPSQVPGKENRVYRAPLGVVGIISPWNFPFHLAVRSIATALATGNGVVVKPATHTPVTGGLLFASIFEEAGLPKGLLNVVVGKGSEIGDDIVTHPIPRLISFTGSTEVGRRIGELAGKNLKKTALELGGNNVFIVLDDADLDQAVESALFGKFYHQGQICMSINRIMVQQGMYDKFVDAFVSRVKELHVGDPSDKKTHIGPLIDQNQVDRILKDIESSKEMGAEVVLGGNAEKNLLYPTVLTHVTNSMPIAKNEIFGPVAAIIPFESEEKVVGLANEHPYGLSGAVHSSSIERATNVAHQVETGMIHINDEPVNDEPHMPFGGEKDSGLGRFNGEWALEEFTTVKWVAVQHKRRDYGPFIEKR
- a CDS encoding ribonucleotide-diphosphate reductase subunit beta; amino-acid sequence: MEELKQRVLIDSLAPNKSTGIVNGKSSNILNWDDVRFPWAYPKYKRMLGNFWTPFEINMAKDIKQFPTLPENEQESFLKIIGLLALLDSVQTDYAGKVADYLTDSSLNALMIILAQQEVVHNHSYSYVLSSIVSKREQNEVFDFWKNDPILLKRNEFITNGYKEFVESPTVQNLLKSIIYDVVLEGLFFYSGFAFFYHLARNQKMVATSTMINYINRDEQLHVGLFEKIFKEVLNENPAYQTEELRTFGMETFKQAAHLEMEWGREIIGSHVEGLLMSDLEDYIKFMANKRAKQLGFDEPFEGYRTNPLKWIIAYQEVDRGKTDFFEQKSRQYTKTSDANGFDDL
- a CDS encoding ribonucleoside-diphosphate reductase subunit alpha, coding for MTPSHIKKREERIMTFTMVKQKEVEGILHSLSKQFPNLDFTEFDKKITKYANQQEEWTKEQLHHFMILTAIERITALEPEWTYVAASLYIKDLYEGISFSRGKSEENLTSSFYQVVKDLTEAHLYSPSLLDSYSKEEVDYLGSILDFNRDQLFTYIGIVTLAERYLTKSHNGKVLELPQERFMVISMTLCMNEEKEKRISLIEEAYWALSNLYMTVATPTFANAGKSHGQLSSCFIDTVEDDLRSIYDSNTDVSTLSKNGGGLGIYLGKVRSRGSNIKGFKGVSSGVIPWMKQLNNTAVSVDQLGQRQGAIAVYLDVWHKDIFPFLDTRLNNGDERQRTHDLFTGVSIPDLFMERVEKRKDWYLFDPHEVKTIMGYSLEDFYDETKGDGSFRHKYWECVAHPILSREVVPAIDIFKRIMISQLETGTPYMFYRDRVNRLNANSHKGMIYCSNLCTEIAQNMSATVMEEEVIRDGKIVTYKSPGDYVVCNLASISLAKTIMNDELERVVSIAVRLLDNVIDLNDLPVLQARITNQRYRGIGLGTFGWHHLLALKGLKWESSQAVDYCDSLYEEIAFYTIKASHELAKEKGSYPYFDDSDWSTGEYFLKREYASERWIELRDGIKDKGIRNGYLMAVAPNSSTSIIAGSSASIDPIFSLQYSEEKKDYKIPVTAPDLSPETTWYYKTAYHVDQHWSVEQNKKRQRHIDQGISFNLYVRNDIKAKDLLDLHLDAWKSGLKTTYYVRSTSVSNFEECESCHS
- a CDS encoding SurA N-terminal domain-containing protein — translated: MKKLLTTLLVGLLTIGLAACGSNEESQKADDKPKTEASDKKAQEEQAKKMEEMQKKMDKQKVEKDKVVAIVNDEKIKGEDFNNVLTQSQMQYQQMGQDPTSKDAAKKIKDQTIDSIVGQTLLMQQAEEKGYKATDDEINKQLEEVKKQYKDEKQFEEAMKKAGFTMDELKTQIAENIKYTNYVEKEIKVDEVTEDEMKKFYDQYASQQGQDQAKDAPKFEDVKPQIKTQLEQQKKQEKLVQHVEDLKKNAKIDVKI
- the gndA gene encoding NADP-dependent phosphogluconate dehydrogenase, which gives rise to MTKQQIGVVGVGVMGKSLALNFESRGYSVSIYDVSDEKVKEVLDEHQGKNMVGTHDVIEFVQSLEVPRKILIMVPAGNITDKAIDSLLPHLDKGDILIDGGNAYFEDTIRRNKALEEKGINFIGAGVSGGEEGALYGPAIMPSGQKEAYDLVEPFLTAIAAKVKGDACSTYIGPDGSGHYVKMVHNGIEYSDMQLICEAYYLMKNVLGLSATELHEIFKEWNAGELDSYLIEITADIFTKVDEETGKPLVDVILDTAGQKGTGKWTSISSLELGVPLSIITESVFARFISAMKEERVKASKILRGPKNKEFTGNKQEFIEMIRKALYLSKICSYAQGFAQLQSASDEYGWDLKPGEISMIFRGGCIIRAGFLGEIKNAYDRDPSLTNLLLDPYFKEIVENYQDEAREVVATAIKLGIPVPGLASALAYYDSYRSESLPANLLQAQRDYFGAHTYQRIDKEGTFHTDWLAK